The following coding sequences are from one Halobaculum sp. XH14 window:
- a CDS encoding DJ-1/PfpI family protein, translating into MPSALFVVSEEGYWGEECVEPLTTLDDAGVDVTVTTPSGGSAVVDERSVDPDNVGEETAAFVREVAESDDRLQDPEPIATESADGYDAVVFPGGHGTEWDVNQDRHARELLREAVESGDSTALVVCHAVGILAFTRDSSGGLLVEGRDVTGFPNEWEEGIVDDLDRMPDGRKLPYWVEDEVSAAGANWDAELDADVSVTIDGDLVTARGPGSSAAAADALLGELGVERPAD; encoded by the coding sequence ATGCCATCCGCACTGTTCGTCGTCAGCGAGGAGGGGTACTGGGGAGAGGAGTGCGTCGAGCCGCTCACGACGCTCGACGATGCGGGCGTCGACGTGACGGTCACGACGCCGTCGGGCGGATCGGCCGTCGTCGACGAGCGCTCGGTCGACCCCGACAACGTCGGCGAGGAGACCGCCGCGTTCGTGCGCGAGGTCGCCGAGTCCGACGACCGGCTTCAGGACCCCGAACCGATCGCCACTGAGTCGGCCGACGGCTACGACGCCGTCGTGTTCCCGGGCGGCCACGGCACCGAGTGGGACGTGAATCAGGACCGGCACGCCCGCGAACTCCTCAGGGAGGCGGTCGAATCGGGCGACTCGACGGCGCTCGTCGTCTGTCACGCCGTGGGCATCCTCGCGTTCACGCGCGACTCGTCGGGCGGGCTCCTCGTCGAGGGCCGGGACGTGACTGGCTTCCCGAACGAGTGGGAGGAGGGCATCGTCGACGACCTCGACCGGATGCCAGACGGGCGAAAGCTGCCGTACTGGGTCGAGGACGAGGTGAGCGCCGCCGGTGCGAACTGGGACGCCGAACTCGACGCCGACGTCTCCGTCACGATCGACGGCGATCTGGTGACGGCGCGCGGGCCGGGCTCCTCGGCTGCCGCGGCCGACGCGCTGCTGGGCGAACTCGGCGTCGAACGGCCCGCGGACTGA
- a CDS encoding ferritin-like domain-containing protein, protein MTTGPESDEHGSIDSDTTDRPTMREMGRQTPSRRGLLLGTGVAVGAGLLGVGGSALAQQEGGDGDGTDAVPDEYSRQYTDVDVLSYALMLERLEDAFYAEGLDTFSEEDVADSDALEQFGDGMTTAVWEYLTTVGDHESTHVDQLARVIEALGGDPGEAPEFTFGFETFDEFLATAQVLENTGVAAYAGAAPAIESPDVLSAALSIHSVEARHAAFLNLLTGASPFPNAFDEAMSIPEVLEAIQPFLPGDEETDTPEEETDTPEEETDTPEEETDTPEDATETPEEETDTPGEPTETPEGTDVPEGTDTPSGTETPTDGTDAPGTATDTPTSGTGTPGEGTGTPVDGTDSPPGTPGTPPSTTDTPGGGT, encoded by the coding sequence ATGACTACGGGTCCAGAGAGCGACGAGCACGGCAGTATCGACTCCGACACGACCGACCGGCCGACGATGCGGGAGATGGGGCGACAGACACCCTCCCGGCGCGGCCTCCTGCTGGGAACCGGGGTGGCCGTCGGTGCGGGGCTCCTCGGCGTGGGCGGCTCGGCGCTCGCACAGCAGGAGGGCGGGGACGGCGACGGGACGGACGCCGTCCCGGACGAGTACTCCCGGCAGTACACCGACGTCGACGTCCTCTCGTACGCGCTCATGCTCGAACGGCTGGAGGACGCCTTCTACGCGGAGGGGCTCGACACGTTCTCCGAGGAGGACGTCGCCGACTCCGACGCGCTCGAGCAGTTCGGCGACGGGATGACGACCGCCGTCTGGGAGTATCTGACGACGGTCGGCGACCACGAGTCGACACACGTCGACCAGCTCGCCCGCGTCATCGAGGCGCTGGGCGGCGACCCGGGCGAGGCCCCGGAGTTCACCTTCGGGTTCGAGACGTTCGACGAGTTCCTCGCCACCGCGCAGGTGCTCGAGAACACGGGCGTCGCGGCGTACGCGGGGGCGGCCCCGGCCATCGAGAGCCCGGACGTCCTCTCGGCCGCGCTGTCGATCCACAGCGTCGAGGCGCGCCACGCCGCGTTCCTGAACCTGCTCACCGGGGCTTCTCCGTTCCCGAACGCGTTCGACGAGGCCATGTCGATTCCGGAGGTGCTGGAGGCGATCCAGCCGTTCCTCCCCGGCGACGAGGAGACTGACACGCCTGAGGAGGAAACCGACACGCCCGAGGAGGAGACGGACACGCCGGAAGAGGAGACGGACACCCCCGAGGACGCGACCGAAACGCCGGAGGAGGAAACCGACACGCCCGGGGAACCGACCGAAACGCCGGAGGGCACTGACGTTCCCGAGGGGACGGACACGCCGTCGGGAACGGAGACGCCGACGGACGGGACTGACGCGCCCGGCACCGCCACCGACACGCCGACGAGCGGCACCGGAACGCCCGGCGAGGGGACCGGGACGCCGGTCGACGGGACCGACTCGCCGCCCGGCACGCCGGGGACCCCCCCGAGCACGACCGACACGCCGGGTGGGGGGACCTAG
- a CDS encoding GNAT family N-acetyltransferase codes for MTAFRAHRTVADVNENQWNHVVSQSERGTLFHRHEWIRALEDGFEEEGRHVVVEKKGNPVAVLPNVLRELPLPDTVTDPLPSDPPLRMVTSSSPGFGGPLLLTDERESLDLLFDGLESSVGRGVVFHRLESHDLTNVRYGQQLQGRGYEPTFHTCLFVLDIDGDWESVRSRMDKERRKDLREAHEQEYRVEVSRLGDDLDATYEPYVANMERVDGTVLPRAFLESLAEEFGDRVRVFTAVVDGREVGRYVHLLDEEASVLHHWLSAVPDASNYQYHPSELLHEHAIKFGMEHGFDEYGFGKTGAHFRNSVFGFKQKYGARAVPLFSMEKGLSPVAWPLYKFGRRRYQRRGL; via the coding sequence ATGACAGCGTTCCGCGCCCACCGCACCGTCGCCGACGTGAACGAGAACCAGTGGAACCACGTCGTCTCCCAGTCGGAACGGGGGACGCTGTTCCACAGACACGAGTGGATCCGCGCGCTCGAGGACGGGTTCGAGGAGGAGGGTCGCCACGTCGTCGTCGAGAAGAAGGGCAACCCCGTGGCCGTGCTGCCGAACGTGCTCCGCGAGCTCCCGCTGCCCGACACGGTCACCGACCCCCTGCCCTCGGACCCGCCGCTGCGGATGGTGACCTCCTCCTCGCCCGGCTTCGGCGGCCCGCTGCTGTTGACCGACGAGCGCGAGTCGCTGGACCTGCTGTTCGACGGCCTCGAATCGTCGGTCGGCCGAGGGGTCGTGTTCCACCGGCTGGAGTCCCACGACCTGACGAACGTCCGCTACGGCCAGCAACTCCAGGGGCGCGGCTACGAGCCGACGTTCCACACCTGCCTGTTCGTACTCGACATCGACGGCGACTGGGAGTCGGTCCGCTCGCGGATGGACAAGGAGCGACGCAAGGACCTCCGCGAGGCCCACGAGCAGGAGTACCGGGTCGAGGTCTCCCGGCTCGGCGACGACCTCGACGCGACCTACGAGCCGTACGTGGCGAACATGGAGCGGGTGGACGGGACGGTGCTCCCGCGCGCCTTCCTCGAGTCGCTGGCCGAGGAGTTCGGCGACCGGGTCCGGGTGTTCACGGCCGTCGTCGACGGGCGCGAGGTCGGCCGCTACGTCCACCTGCTCGACGAGGAGGCGTCGGTGCTCCACCACTGGCTCTCGGCCGTCCCGGACGCGTCGAACTACCAGTACCACCCGTCGGAACTGCTCCACGAGCACGCGATTAAGTTCGGCATGGAGCACGGCTTCGACGAGTACGGGTTCGGGAAGACCGGCGCTCACTTCCGCAACTCGGTGTTCGGGTTCAAGCAGAAGTACGGCGCGCGCGCCGTCCCGCTGTTCAGCATGGAGAAGGGGCTCTCGCCGGTGGCCTGGCCGCTCTACAAGTTCGGCCGGAGGCGGTATCAGCGGCGGGGACTCTGA
- a CDS encoding NAD-dependent epimerase/dehydratase family protein: MTDDGERAGDAGNSGRRAGAGRAPATDRPTGQSVLVTGGAGFVGGHLADALVADNDVRVLDDLSTGRRENVPDGARLLEGDVRDPDTLGAAMEGIDMVFHQAGLVSVPKSVDRPTESHDRNATATVQVLEAARRVDARVVLASSVAIYGQPESVPVTEDQPKRPSSPYALDKLALDHYARLYDELYDLETVALRYFNVYGPRQASGPYSGVISAFLDQARSGGPLTVEGDGEQTRDFVHVSDVVDANLAAAVTDRVGTAVNVGTGESVTIRELAELVRELTDPDVDIVHVDPRPGDLRRSRADVSRAEELLGYEPTTSLREGLADLVDATTRVNRPSAGE; this comes from the coding sequence ATGACCGACGACGGGGAACGTGCCGGGGACGCCGGGAACTCCGGGCGGCGAGCCGGCGCGGGCCGGGCGCCCGCGACCGACCGGCCGACGGGGCAGTCGGTGCTCGTGACCGGCGGCGCGGGGTTCGTCGGGGGCCACCTCGCCGACGCGCTCGTGGCCGACAACGACGTCCGGGTGCTCGACGACCTCTCGACGGGGCGACGCGAGAACGTCCCGGACGGCGCGAGGCTCCTCGAGGGCGACGTGCGCGACCCGGACACGCTCGGCGCGGCGATGGAGGGGATCGACATGGTGTTCCACCAGGCGGGTCTCGTCTCGGTTCCCAAGTCGGTCGACCGGCCGACCGAGAGCCACGACCGGAACGCGACGGCCACGGTACAGGTGCTGGAGGCTGCCCGGCGCGTCGACGCCCGCGTCGTGCTGGCTTCGAGCGTCGCCATCTACGGGCAGCCAGAATCGGTCCCGGTCACCGAGGACCAGCCGAAGCGGCCGTCCTCCCCGTACGCGCTCGACAAGCTCGCGCTCGACCACTACGCCCGGCTGTACGACGAGCTGTACGACCTGGAGACGGTGGCGCTCCGCTACTTCAACGTGTACGGCCCGCGGCAGGCGAGCGGCCCGTACAGCGGCGTCATCAGCGCCTTCCTGGATCAGGCGCGCTCGGGCGGCCCGCTCACGGTCGAGGGCGACGGCGAGCAGACGCGCGACTTCGTCCACGTCTCGGACGTGGTGGACGCGAACCTGGCGGCCGCCGTCACCGACCGCGTCGGCACGGCCGTCAACGTCGGCACCGGCGAGAGCGTCACGATCCGGGAGCTCGCCGAGCTGGTCCGGGAACTGACCGACCCCGACGTCGACATCGTCCACGTCGACCCCCGCCCCGGCGACCTCCGGCGCAGTCGGGCCGACGTCTCGCGGGCGGAGGAGCTGCTGGGATACGAGCCGACGACGTCGCTCCGCGAGGGGCTGGCCGACCTCGTGGACGCGACGACTCGGGTCAACCGGCCGAGCGCCGGTGAGTAG